The Deltaproteobacteria bacterium sequence CGCCGTCGTGCCGCCGCAGACGAGTCCGTGGAAGCCGCTGCACGCGCCGCACGCGATCGTGACGAAAAGGAACGGGAAGAGGAGGCCCGTGGCGCCGCCGACCTCGAAGCCCTTGAACGCGGGCTGGCGGATGGCGGCGTCGCCGAAGAAGATCCCGATCGTGCCGACGGTGAGCACGAGGTAGAGCACGAAGCCGCCGAGGTAGCCGCGCGGCTGGAGCAGCAGCGAGACCGGCAGCAGCGAGGCGACGAGACAGTAGCCGAGGAGGATCATGCCCCAGGCTTTGTGCGGGTTGGTGACGCCGAGCGCGAGCAGATCCGAGCACTGCGTCCCGAGCCACACCACGCCGAGGGTCGCCGGCACGAACACCGCCGTGAGCAGCGCGAGCGGCGGGTTCCACCACCGCTGCGCGAGCCCCATCGCCACGCTCAGCAGGAGGTACGCGGTGCTCGCGAAGGCGACCGCGCCGCCCGCGTCGAAGCCGACGGCGACTCCGTCGAGCTCCTCGATGCGGCCGAGGAAGGTCCCGGCGGTGACGTCGGTGAACGCGACGATCACGTACACGAGCGCGAGCCAGATGAAGAGCATCACGCTCACCCATGCGCGCCGGCTCAGGTTCTCCCGGATGATCTCGGCGACCGACGAGGCGCGGTGGCGGACGCTCGCGACGAGGGCGCTGAAGTCGTGGACCGCGCCGATGAAGACGACGCCGCCGAGGATCCACAGCAGGCAGGGGAGCCAGCCGAACTGCTCGCAGGCGACGATCGGCCCCACGATCGGACCCGCGGCGGCGATCGCGCTGAAGTGCTGCGGCATCAGGTACACGGGGGAGGTCGGCACGTAGTCGGTGCCGTCCTCGAGGGCGACCGCCGGCGTCGTCACGCGGTCGTCGAGCCCGTACCGCGAGGCGACGAAGCGGCCGTAGAGGAGGTAGGCGGCGGCGAGGACCGAGAGGAAGATCGAGGCCAGGACCGGCAGGATCATCGGGGCGGAGGCTTACGTCACGCGCGGCGCGCGTTCAATTGACCCTTCGCGACGGGCTCCCTAGAATCCGTGCGATGGCCACTCCTCTCGTTCCATCCGTCGGCTGGCCCGTGTCGCACTGGTTCTATCGGATCGATCGCCTGCGTTGGCGCGGCCTCGACGGCGACGCGCGGCGCGCGGCGATCGACGAAGCGCGCGCGTGGGTGGCGCGGGTGGAGACCGAGGAGGGGATGCAGCTCGTCCCGCTCGCGATGATCGGCAAGGCCGACCTCGGCTTCGTGGCGGTCCATCCCGATCTCTGGCGCCATCAGCAGCTCGCCCAGGAGCTTGCCGCGACCGCGCTCGGGGCCTGCCTCGCGCCGGTGTACTCCTTCCTCTCGCTGTCGGAGGTGAGCGAGTACCTCAGCACCGACGCCGACTGGTCGCGCGTCCTGATCGACGATCAGCAGGTCGATCCGACGTCGCCCGACTTCGCGAGCAAGATGGCGACGTTCCGCAAGCGTATGACCCACTACGTCGAGGCTCGTCTGCACCCGAAGCTCCCCGACAACTTCCCGATCGTCTGCTTCTACCCGATGGCGAAGGCGCGCGGCGAGAAGCACAACTGGTACGCGCTGCCGTTCGAACACCGCAAGAAGCTGATGCAGGGGCACGGCGAGTCCGGTCGGAAGTACGCGAGCCGGCTGACCCAGCTCATCACGACCGCGACCGGCGTCGACGACTGGGAATGGGGCGTCACGCTCTTCGCGGGCGACCTGAAGGCGGTGCGCGACGTCGTCTACGAGATGCGGTTCGACGAGGGCAGCGCGATCTACGGCGTCTTCGGCCCGTTCTACGTCGGCATCCGCTTCGCCTCCGACGAACTCGCGTCGGTCCTGCGGCTGTAGTGGAGGATGTGATGGCGACGCGTTCGTTCCGTCCGCGGCAGCGGCGTCGCCCCGGGACCGCCGCGCCGGGAGGCGCTGGGACGGGGAAGCTCGACGCGCTCGTGGCGGAGGCGAAGGCGGCACGCGCCGCTCGCGCCCACGGCTATCGCGAGCGCTCGCTCGCGCTCCACGGCTGGATCTGCGCGCGCTGCGCGCGCGAGTTCGAAGCCGAGAGTCTCCACCTCCTGACCGTCCACCACAAGGACGGAAACCACGAGCGCAACCCTCCCGACGGCAGCAACTGGGAGAATCTGTGCCTCTACTGCCACGAAGCCGAGCACACGACGCACACGCTCGGCGATTATCTCACCGGCCGCGATCGCGGCCGGTGAGATCGTGCGCCGGCATTACTTCGCGGCTTCGATGACGCCGCAGGAGATGATGCCGAAGGTCACGAGCGAGCCCGGATTCGGCGGGTCGCTGCTGATGACGATCGACTTGCCGATGACCGAGGCGTCGCCGGGCTTGACGGTCAGTTTGGTCGACGAGACCTTGAGCGTGCCCATGCCGTCCGCGCCGGGCGTGATCTCGCCGAGGAGGCCGGCGTCGTGGTCGCCGCCCGGCTGAAGCCGGTGCCCGACGGCGGCCGCGTTGGACCCCGTGCAATCGCCCTTCTCGTGGACGGCGATCGCGTGCTTCTTCCCGGGAGTCAGGGCTTTCGCCGAGATGGTGATGGTCGTCGAGCCTTCGGCCTCGTCGAAGGTGGCGGTGCCGGTCACCTGTGTGCCGCTCTTGGGTTCGAAGGTGGCCGTCGCGGTGGTCGGCGTCTTCGAGCAAGCGGCGACGGAGATGGCGACGGCGAGCAGAATGAAACGATGCATGCGAAACTCCTCCTCCTGGAATTTAGCCGCGCATGATGGCCGAGGTCGTCGGGAAAGACAATTGCCGGGACGCGCGCGTCTGGCTCGCCGCGGGGCGCCCCGTTACTCTCCGGCCGACATGTCATCCGGATCGCCCCCAGACAACGATCGGCTGCGGCTCGGGGTCAGCACCTGCCTGCTCGGCGAGCAGGTGCGGTTCGACGGCGGCCACAAGCACGACCGCTTCCTGACCGACGTGCTCGGGCGCTACGTCGAGTGGGTGCCCGTCTGCCCCGAGCTCGAGGTGGGCATGGGGGTGCCGCGCGAGGCCGTCCGCCTCGCAGGGGACGTGGAGGCGCCCCGCATGGTCGGCGTGCGCACGACGCGGGACCACACGCGCGCCATGCGGCGCTTCGCGGCTGCCCGCGTGCGCCAGCTCGCCGGGCTCGGCCTGCACGGCTACGTCTGCAAGCGAGCCTCGCCGAGCTGCGGCATGGAGCGCGTCCGGGTCTACGGCGGGCGCGGCGCGCCCTCGCGCCGGGGACGCGGCCTCTTCACGGCCGCGTTCGTGGAGGCGCTGCCGCTCGTGCCGATCGAGGAGGAGGGCCGCCTCGGCGACCCCGTGCTCCGCGAGACGTTCATCGAGCGCGTCTTCGCGTACCGGCGTTGGCAGGCGCTCGCGGCGTCGCCGACCCGCGCGGCGCTCACGGCGTTCCATGCCGTCCACGAGCACCAGCTCCTGGCGCACAGCCCGATGCACTATCGGGCGCTCGATCGGTTGGTCGGGGAACGGAAGCGCCGGCGGCCGGGGGCGCTTGTCGCGTCCTACGGAGCCGCGTTCATGGCAGCGCTCGCCGTCCCCGCGACGACCACCAAGCAGGTGCACGTGCTCCGGCGCCTGGCCGGGTTCTGCCGCGAGCATCTCGACGCCGCCGATCGCCGCGCGCTCGCGAGGGCGATCGACGAGTATCGCCGGTTCCTGGCGCCGCTCGTGGTGCCGCTCACCCTGCTGCGCCATCACGTCGAGAAGCACGGGGTGGCCTCCCTGCAGGGGCAGACCTACCTCGAGCCGCACCCGGAGGAGCTGATGCTCCGGAACCACGTCTGAGCCAATGCCGCGGCCGTCGCGTAGGGCCGCAGTTGCGGTGTGCGCGCGTAGCGCCTCGGTCCGATTCTCGCGCCTACGGCGTCATTCGGAGGCGGTGGCAGCAGGCGGGCGGATCGGGGCGGGTTTCTACGGTCGCCGGGGTTCTGCCACCCGGCGACCGTAGGCGGCATCCCGGACCCACCCACCGTCGTCACCGAGGCAGACGGCTCGCGCCGGACCGATACTACCGGCAGCAGGACGACACGCGGTGCGAGACAGCGTCGCCACCGCAGGCAGGCTCGCGCCAGACCGAGGCTCCGGTGCGAGATCGGACCGAGGCACTATCCGTGCAGATCCCTCCGAGCGTCGGTTCGGGCGCCGCACCGGGCTCAGCGCGCCTCGGGGTGGGCCGCCAGCCAGTCGCCGAGCTGGCGGGCGTTTTCAGTCGCGTCGCGTCCGACGGCGTCGTCGCCCGCGAGCGCGGCGGCGCGCTGATACTGCGCGTGGGCCTCGCGGTATCGGCCCGCGTCGTACAGGATCCCCGCGAGCGTGGCGTGGCCCTGCGGGTAGCGCGGGTTGATGGCGAGGGCCCGCTGCACCGCGTCGAGGGCGCGGTCGAGCTCCCGCTCGGCGCCCGCGAGGTCGCCGGCGCGGCGGGCGGCCTGCCCGCGGCGGCGCGCGATCATGGCGAGCCCGCGGTAGGCGATCGCGTGCCCGCCGATCTCGTTCGCGCGCGTGAAGAGATCCTCGGCCTCGGCGTCGGCGCCACGCTCGACGAGGACGAGCCCGAGGTTGATGCACGTGCGCTGGCGGGTGATCTCGCCCGGGTGGAGCTCGAGCGCGTGCCGGTAGGCGGCCTCGGCCTCGGTCGCGCGGCCGGCGGCGGCGAGCGCGAGGCCGAGGTTCATGTAGGGGAGCGCGTCGTGGGGCGCTCCGGCCGTCACCGCCGACCAGAGCGTGAGCTGGTCGCGCCAGTGGCGGTTGCGAGCCACGGTCGTGGCGAAGAGCGCGGTCAGCACGACCGCGACGGCGGGCGTCGCGGCCGCGAGCGCGCGGTGCCCGTGGAGCCCGCTCGCCACCAGGAGCGCGACGCCGACCATGCCGAGATAGAGGCGGCGTTCGGCGACCGGGGTGACGGAGAAGTCCGCGAGCACGACGGCGACCGCCGGCGCGACCGCGATCACGAACCAGAGGGCACCGAGCCGTCGGACGCCGTCGCGGCACGGGTGCAGGACGAGCGCGGCGATCCCGAGGGCGCCGAGGGCGGCGAGCGCGAGGTGGCCCGCGTCGGTGGGCGTGGTCGGGACGTAAGGCGCGAACTCGACCGGGGCCACGACGCGGCCGATCTGGTAGCCGAAGGCCCCGGCGAGGTTCACGAGATCCTGCCAGCGGAGGGCGTGCCGGCCGATGCCGGTCGTGACGTCGGGAGGACGGAGGGCTTGACAGAGCACGACCCCGACGAGGCTCGCGGCGAGCGCGGGCCACGCGCGCCGGAGTCGTCCCGCGATCGGCGCCTCCGGGCGCGGGACGACGGCGAGCGCGGCGACGAGGAGCGCGGGCGTCACGCTGCCGGTCTCCTTGGCGGCGGTCGCGAGGAAGGACGCCGCCGCGACGGCCGGCGCGACCCACCATGCGGGCGTCGCCTGGCCGCGCAGGAAGGCGAGTACGGCGAGCATCGCGAAGGTGCCGGTCAGCACGTCGGCGCGGCACGTGAGCCAGGCGACCGACTCGACCTGGACGGGATGGACGGCGAAGAGCGCGGCCGCCGCGAGCGCCGCCCAGGGCGCTACGCCGAGGACGCCCGCGAGGCGGAGCACGAGGACGCCGTTCACCGCATGGAGCAGCACCTGCGTGACGTGGAAGCCGGTGCTCGTGGTCCACAGGCGGTGGTCGATCCACAGCGTCATGAGCTCGAGCGGGCGGTACATGCGCATGTTCGGGAGCCCGGGAGGCTCGCGCCAGGCGTCGAGCCAGCCGGCGTAGAAGCGCACCTTCTGGTCGAGGAGCACCGTGTCGTCCCAGACGAAGCCGTGTCCGAAGGTGTTGGCGAAGGCCACGACCGCGAGCGCGAAGACGAGAAGGCTCGCGACCGCCGGGGTCGGGGCCCGGCGCCACACGGGCGCGGCGGGGGGCGTCGGTGGCCCGGCAGCCGGCGCCGCGCGCCGGCGCGGGGCGCTCATGCGCCGGAAGCCGCCAGGCCGCGATCACGCAGGCGATGGCGGACGGCGCCGAGATCGCCGCTGTCGATCGGCACGCCGCGCTCCCAGGCGATCACCTGTCCCGAGAGGGGCGAGATGCGCGCGCCCGGCGTGACGATGCCGACGAGGTTCAGGGGGTCGGCGGCCGCGACGAGGAGGATCTCGGCGTCGCCGATGCGCCGGCGCGTGTCGCGGAGCGCCTCGACGGCGTCCGGCAGCGCGAACTGCTCGCCGACGAAGCCGGCAACGAAGCGGCCGCCGCGGATCTCGCCGCGCGCCTCCAGGCGGCGGAGGACGGCGAGCAGCTCGCGCCAGGGCGGCATGAGCGCTTCGCGCGCGAGGAGCTCGCGGAGCACGACCCCGTAGCGCGCCAGGAACTGACGGGCCGCGGCCTCGACGCGCGCCGCGGCGGGAAGCGCGTCGCGCTTGCCCGCGAGCAGCGCCCAGCGGCCGGCCGGGAGCGGGCGGCGCGCCGCGCGTCCGCCGTGGAGGGCGCGCAGACGGCGCTCGGGGCGCGGTCGCTCCTCGGGCGCGATCAGGCGGCGGAGGCCGGCGAAGCCGTCGCCGCTGACGATGCCGCGCACCACCAGCTCCCAGAGCGCTTCTTCGGTCGTGCTCGGGAGGAGTCCGGTCGCGGCGGCGATGTCGGCGGTGAACGAGGCGCCCTCGGCGGCGAGGAACGCCGCGACGTCGCGCGCCGCCGGCGAGAGGCGCGGGCTGTCGGGATCGGGCCGCGCCGTACGGAGGGTGTCGAGATCGGCGCGGAGCGCGAGCGCGAGCGGTGCGGCCCGAGTCGGCGCGAGGCGCCGCCGTTGCGCGGGCTCGGGGGCGGGCGTCCCGGCGCGCCTGGTCGCGACACGGCGCCGGGCGCCGACGGCGGCGTGCTCCACCGCCGGGTCGCTGGTGGTGTCGCCGTCGCCCGGTGCGGAGAAGCGTCCCCAGGCGGCGATGCCCGAGAGGCAGAGGTCGTCGAGGAGCCCCGGCTCGTACGCGGCCACTCGCGCGGGGAGGACGGTGCGCTCCCATGCCGGCGCGGGGAGCTCGATCCCGTGCAGCTGCGCGATGACTGCGACGAGCCCGTCGCGACCGTGCAGGCGTGTCTCGGGAAGCACGTGTTGCCATCGGAAGAGGAAGCGCATGAAGTCCGCCGCCGAGACCGGGTCGATCTCGCGCCGCAGGCGGCCGAGCGTGAGGTGATGGATGCGGGCGAGGAGGCGGCGCTCGCACCACTCGTCGCCGGGCGCTCCCGGCGTGAAGCGTCCCTGGAGCGCGACGCCCTCGCCCTCGAGCCGCGCCATGGCGGCGCCGATCACGGTCGGCGCGACTCCGAGCCGCGCCGCGAGGTCGTCGATCGTCGTCGGCCCGAGACACTCGAGCCAGCCGCGCACCAGCGCGACCGCCGCGGCCTCGCCGTCGCATGCCTGGGGGGCGAGGGCGGGCGCGACGAGGGCGGGGGCGAGCGTCAGCGTGGGGACGAGGGCGCGCGCCAGGGCGAGGCGCTCGGCGGCGACGAGCGCGCGCCTCGGCGTGCCGGCGTACTCCCACGCGGCCCAGGCGGCGCGCTCGCGGAGCACGAGCTCATCCGCCCAGGGCGCCCATGGGCCGAGCGCGTCGGCGGGGAGCCAGACGAGCGTCAGCAGCGCGTCGTGGAGCTCGTCGGCGTGTCGTGCGTCGGGCCAGGCCTGACCGCGTACCGCCGCGATCGCCTCGGCGTCGAGCGCGCCGATCCCGGCCGCGATGGCGGGATCGGCGCGGCGAAGCGCCACCGCGCGGGCGCGTCGTTCTTCGAGGGGCGCGTCGTCGAGGAAGGCGTACGGGTTGGCGTTCAGGATCTCGTGCGCCATGACCGAGGGTGCCGGCGTCTCGACGGCGACGGTCCGGATCTCGCCGCGCGCGATCCGCTCCAGCACCTCGCGCAGACCGTCGGTGTCCATGGCCTCGTAGAGGCAGTTGGCGATCGTCTCGTCGACGAGCGGGTGCTTCGGCGG is a genomic window containing:
- a CDS encoding superoxide dismutase family protein; the protein is MHRFILLAVAISVAACSKTPTTATATFEPKSGTQVTGTATFDEAEGSTTITISAKALTPGKKHAIAVHEKGDCTGSNAAAVGHRLQPGGDHDAGLLGEITPGADGMGTLKVSSTKLTVKPGDASVIGKSIVISSDPPNPGSLVTFGIISCGVIEAAK
- a CDS encoding tetratricopeptide repeat protein, whose product is MSAPRRRAAPAAGPPTPPAAPVWRRAPTPAVASLLVFALAVVAFANTFGHGFVWDDTVLLDQKVRFYAGWLDAWREPPGLPNMRMYRPLELMTLWIDHRLWTTSTGFHVTQVLLHAVNGVLVLRLAGVLGVAPWAALAAAALFAVHPVQVESVAWLTCRADVLTGTFAMLAVLAFLRGQATPAWWVAPAVAAASFLATAAKETGSVTPALLVAALAVVPRPEAPIAGRLRRAWPALAASLVGVVLCQALRPPDVTTGIGRHALRWQDLVNLAGAFGYQIGRVVAPVEFAPYVPTTPTDAGHLALAALGALGIAALVLHPCRDGVRRLGALWFVIAVAPAVAVVLADFSVTPVAERRLYLGMVGVALLVASGLHGHRALAAATPAVAVVLTALFATTVARNRHWRDQLTLWSAVTAGAPHDALPYMNLGLALAAAGRATEAEAAYRHALELHPGEITRQRTCINLGLVLVERGADAEAEDLFTRANEIGGHAIAYRGLAMIARRRGQAARRAGDLAGAERELDRALDAVQRALAINPRYPQGHATLAGILYDAGRYREAHAQYQRAAALAGDDAVGRDATENARQLGDWLAAHPEAR
- a CDS encoding carbon starvation protein A — its product is MILPVLASIFLSVLAAAYLLYGRFVASRYGLDDRVTTPAVALEDGTDYVPTSPVYLMPQHFSAIAAAGPIVGPIVACEQFGWLPCLLWILGGVVFIGAVHDFSALVASVRHRASSVAEIIRENLSRRAWVSVMLFIWLALVYVIVAFTDVTAGTFLGRIEELDGVAVGFDAGGAVAFASTAYLLLSVAMGLAQRWWNPPLALLTAVFVPATLGVVWLGTQCSDLLALGVTNPHKAWGMILLGYCLVASLLPVSLLLQPRGYLGGFVLYLVLTVGTIGIFFGDAAIRQPAFKGFEVGGATGLLFPFLFVTIACGACSGFHGLVCGGTTAKQIAKESDCRPVGYGAMLLESFVALIALVTIMIAAPGGPKAPAGATYGRGIGQFASVVLGKEHLLFATVFGSMAFSTFVFDTLDVATRLGRYIIQELFDWRTRAGAVVGTLATIGAPLLFIATADAPLPGRPPTYMAFWTLFGTSNQLLAALTLLGVTVWRKRLGKPVWFTCVPMLFVLTITVWALVLQAGAAFAAVRDPDGAWNPLQLVNGIVAVTLLGLAASVVAEAVAALRRERSRAPHGRRDGRRDAGGQDSPAHGGPR
- a CDS encoding HNH nuclease family protein, with the translated sequence MATRSFRPRQRRRPGTAAPGGAGTGKLDALVAEAKAARAARAHGYRERSLALHGWICARCAREFEAESLHLLTVHHKDGNHERNPPDGSNWENLCLYCHEAEHTTHTLGDYLTGRDRGR
- a CDS encoding DUF1722 domain-containing protein, producing the protein MSSGSPPDNDRLRLGVSTCLLGEQVRFDGGHKHDRFLTDVLGRYVEWVPVCPELEVGMGVPREAVRLAGDVEAPRMVGVRTTRDHTRAMRRFAAARVRQLAGLGLHGYVCKRASPSCGMERVRVYGGRGAPSRRGRGLFTAAFVEALPLVPIEEEGRLGDPVLRETFIERVFAYRRWQALAASPTRAALTAFHAVHEHQLLAHSPMHYRALDRLVGERKRRRPGALVASYGAAFMAALAVPATTTKQVHVLRRLAGFCREHLDAADRRALARAIDEYRRFLAPLVVPLTLLRHHVEKHGVASLQGQTYLEPHPEELMLRNHV
- a CDS encoding chlorite dismutase family protein → MATPLVPSVGWPVSHWFYRIDRLRWRGLDGDARRAAIDEARAWVARVETEEGMQLVPLAMIGKADLGFVAVHPDLWRHQQLAQELAATALGACLAPVYSFLSLSEVSEYLSTDADWSRVLIDDQQVDPTSPDFASKMATFRKRMTHYVEARLHPKLPDNFPIVCFYPMAKARGEKHNWYALPFEHRKKLMQGHGESGRKYASRLTQLITTATGVDDWEWGVTLFAGDLKAVRDVVYEMRFDEGSAIYGVFGPFYVGIRFASDELASVLRL